In Pseudomonas nunensis, a single window of DNA contains:
- a CDS encoding YqcC family protein, whose protein sequence is MDARFPKIAEQLLLIERELRIQGWWDEVAPSAEALSSVEPFSVDTLDFEQWLQWIFLPRMKAILEQDLPLPNASGIQEMAEMVFAARNVQGKDRQLQVLLKEFDLLITASR, encoded by the coding sequence ATGGATGCACGTTTCCCAAAGATTGCCGAGCAGTTGCTGCTGATCGAGCGTGAGCTGCGGATTCAGGGCTGGTGGGACGAAGTCGCGCCGAGTGCTGAAGCGTTGTCGAGTGTCGAGCCGTTTTCGGTCGACACCCTGGACTTCGAGCAATGGCTGCAATGGATCTTCCTGCCGCGCATGAAGGCGATTCTCGAACAGGATCTGCCGTTGCCCAATGCGTCGGGCATTCAGGAGATGGCCGAAATGGTCTTTGCCGCCCGCAACGTTCAGGGCAAGGACCGGCAGCTTCAGGTTCTGCTCAAAGAGTTTGACCTGCTGATCACCGCATCTCGCTAA
- a CDS encoding DUF4124 domain-containing protein yields MRTFFFTAGLLISLSPLCMAAQIYKWVDAQGVTHFDAQPPQGQQTTTVVTPASPAGKPPAERSNVLGDQQAIDKTVKKQVAEQQAQLKVFCEQARTNLAQLQNNPRLREEIDGEMRRLNDQTRQERITEAQKQIADNCQ; encoded by the coding sequence ATGCGTACGTTCTTCTTCACCGCCGGTCTGCTGATCAGCCTGAGCCCTTTGTGCATGGCCGCGCAGATCTACAAGTGGGTGGATGCCCAAGGCGTGACTCACTTCGATGCCCAGCCGCCCCAAGGCCAGCAGACCACCACGGTGGTCACGCCCGCCTCGCCCGCCGGCAAACCGCCCGCAGAGCGCAGCAATGTGCTCGGCGATCAGCAGGCCATCGATAAGACGGTTAAAAAGCAGGTGGCCGAGCAGCAAGCCCAGCTCAAGGTGTTCTGCGAGCAGGCGCGGACGAACCTTGCTCAACTGCAGAACAATCCGCGACTACGGGAAGAGATTGACGGGGAAATGCGCCGCCTGAACGACCAGACACGTCAGGAGCGCATTACCGAGGCACAGAAACAGATTGCAGATAACTGCCAATAA
- a CDS encoding tetratricopeptide repeat protein — translation MNKWLIPAVTAVALLSGCSSVQRGSIPVVDSGSAVSNSERISANGGFRQTTVKRPAQAQTQAIPQGDTGVVVMVPGGGAVSSAPISTSPITPGPITPGPIDTSPVQSAPVNQGSYSMPSTPSGIPSASTGGGLSADEQLDGPVLALLTTAQQQQATGDLNGASSSLERAQRVAPREPQVLYRLAQVRMAQGDAPQAEQFARRGLTFANGRPDLQASLWELIAQAREKQGDSAGASQARQKAKVSL, via the coding sequence GTGAACAAGTGGTTGATTCCAGCGGTTACCGCCGTGGCTTTGCTCAGCGGTTGCTCCAGCGTACAGCGCGGTTCGATCCCGGTTGTGGATTCCGGCAGCGCAGTGTCGAACAGTGAGCGGATTTCGGCGAATGGCGGTTTCCGTCAGACCACCGTGAAACGTCCTGCACAAGCCCAGACCCAGGCGATCCCGCAAGGCGATACCGGTGTGGTGGTGATGGTTCCAGGGGGTGGCGCGGTTTCCTCGGCACCGATCAGCACGTCGCCGATCACGCCGGGCCCGATTACCCCAGGTCCGATCGATACGTCGCCGGTGCAGTCCGCGCCGGTCAATCAGGGCAGCTACAGCATGCCATCGACGCCGAGCGGGATTCCGTCGGCCAGTACCGGTGGCGGTTTGTCTGCCGATGAACAGCTCGATGGCCCAGTGTTGGCGCTGCTGACCACCGCTCAACAGCAACAGGCCACTGGCGACCTCAACGGCGCATCCTCCAGCCTGGAGCGCGCCCAGCGTGTGGCCCCGCGTGAGCCGCAAGTGCTTTATCGCCTGGCGCAAGTACGCATGGCCCAGGGCGATGCGCCGCAAGCCGAGCAGTTTGCTCGTCGTGGTCTGACATTTGCCAATGGCCGCCCGGATCTTCAAGCCAGCCTGTGGGAATTGATCGCTCAGGCGCGTGAGAAACAGGGCGATTCCGCGGGTGCTTCGCAGGCACGTCAGAAGGCCAAGGTTTCGCTGTGA
- a CDS encoding AAA family ATPase: MSQSLIAALQNPALYPHPVDGFQVIETHISWVILTGPFAYKVKKPMNFGFLDFTSLDDREHFCAEELRLNQRLTNDLYLEVLPITGSAEAPQFGGDGPAIEFALKMRQFPQSQLLSTLQANGELTTAHIDEMAEQIAQFHLTAPKVPAEHDAGTPDSVMAPVRQNFEQIRPFLSDKADLLQLEALQAWAESSFERLKPLFAQRKADGFTRECHGDIHLGNATVIDGKVVIFDCIEFNEPFRFTDVYADTGFLAMDLEDRGLKSMARRFISQYLELTGDYQGLEVLNFYKAYRALVRAKVALFSMPAEADPVQRATTLRQYRNYANLAESYSTIPSRFLSITHGVSAVGKSRVAMRLVEALGAIRLRSDVERKRLFGEQTVPNDPQAGIYSADASAATYTRLHEIAGVILRAGFPVVIDATYLKRDQRDGAAKIAEATGAPFLILDCNAPQAVIEGWLALRQAEKTDPSDANLAVIAAQQASREALTPAEILCSKRVQTNESGTLDTVVAQIRQRMPGL; this comes from the coding sequence GTGAGCCAGTCCCTGATCGCCGCCCTGCAAAACCCGGCCCTCTACCCGCATCCCGTTGACGGGTTCCAGGTCATCGAGACCCATATCTCCTGGGTCATCCTCACGGGTCCCTTTGCTTATAAAGTGAAGAAGCCGATGAATTTCGGCTTCCTCGACTTCACCAGCCTCGACGATCGCGAACATTTCTGCGCTGAAGAGCTGCGTCTGAACCAGCGCCTGACCAATGATTTGTATCTTGAAGTGTTGCCGATTACCGGCAGCGCCGAAGCCCCGCAATTTGGCGGCGATGGCCCGGCCATCGAATTCGCATTGAAGATGCGTCAATTCCCACAAAGCCAGTTGCTCAGCACGCTGCAAGCCAACGGTGAATTGACCACCGCGCACATCGACGAAATGGCCGAGCAAATCGCGCAGTTCCACCTCACTGCACCAAAAGTACCGGCTGAACACGACGCCGGCACCCCGGACAGCGTCATGGCGCCAGTGCGCCAGAACTTTGAGCAGATCCGCCCGTTCCTCAGCGACAAGGCTGATCTGCTGCAACTGGAAGCCCTGCAAGCCTGGGCCGAAAGCAGCTTCGAACGCCTCAAGCCGCTGTTTGCCCAACGCAAGGCAGACGGGTTCACCCGCGAATGCCACGGTGACATTCACCTCGGCAACGCCACCGTGATCGACGGCAAGGTCGTGATCTTCGACTGCATCGAATTCAACGAACCGTTCCGCTTCACTGACGTCTACGCCGACACCGGCTTCCTGGCGATGGACTTGGAAGACCGTGGCCTGAAAAGCATGGCCCGTCGTTTCATCAGCCAGTACCTGGAACTGACCGGCGATTATCAAGGCCTTGAAGTGCTGAACTTCTATAAAGCCTACCGCGCCCTGGTTCGCGCCAAGGTTGCCCTGTTCAGCATGCCGGCCGAGGCCGATCCGGTGCAGCGCGCCACCACCCTGCGCCAATACCGCAACTATGCGAACCTGGCTGAAAGCTACAGCACCATCCCTTCGCGCTTCCTGTCCATTACCCACGGCGTTTCTGCTGTCGGCAAAAGCCGCGTGGCCATGCGTCTGGTGGAAGCGCTCGGTGCAATTCGTCTGCGCTCGGATGTTGAACGCAAGCGTCTGTTTGGCGAGCAAACCGTACCGAACGATCCACAGGCCGGCATCTACAGTGCTGACGCCAGTGCTGCGACCTACACCCGCCTGCATGAAATCGCCGGCGTGATCCTGCGGGCCGGTTTCCCGGTCGTGATCGATGCCACCTACCTCAAGCGTGACCAGCGTGACGGCGCAGCAAAAATTGCCGAAGCCACTGGTGCACCGTTCCTGATCCTGGACTGCAACGCGCCGCAAGCCGTGATCGAGGGCTGGCTGGCCCTGCGTCAGGCAGAGAAAACCGATCCGTCCGACGCCAACCTGGCCGTTATCGCCGCCCAGCAAGCCAGCCGTGAAGCGCTGACGCCTGCCGAGATTCTGTGCAGCAAACGCGTGCAGACCAATGAAAGCGGGACCCTCGACACCGTCGTGGCGCAGATTCGCCAACGCATGCCTGGCCTGTAA